One segment of Streptomyces bathyalis DNA contains the following:
- a CDS encoding DUF397 domain-containing protein translates to MTDEDAVRRQGELIWVRSSYSDNEGGECVEVAWRKSSYSDSEGANCVEVADATSSVHVRDSKDPQGPQLTVPRSGWTQFLQYATAG, encoded by the coding sequence ATGACCGACGAAGATGCCGTTCGCCGCCAGGGCGAGCTGATCTGGGTCAGAAGCAGCTACAGCGACAACGAAGGCGGCGAGTGCGTCGAAGTCGCCTGGCGCAAGAGCAGCTACAGCGACAGCGAGGGCGCCAACTGCGTCGAAGTCGCCGACGCGACCTCCTCCGTGCACGTCCGGGACTCCAAGGACCCGCAGGGTCCCCAGCTCACCGTGCCGCGAAGCGGCTGGACGCAGTTCCTCCAATACGCCACCGCGGGCTGA
- a CDS encoding helix-turn-helix domain-containing protein produces the protein MSEGEHVAQRTETGDAVDPLLRAIGRQIKFLRERAGLTQAELGERIGYGVDLVSSVERGRRAPKPQFIDGAERVLDAGGLLRAVQDDLDRARYPARFREFATLEADAVEIHTYSNHVIPGLLQTDGYARAIYTMRRPALTEEKIEQQVEARLSRHAALDRQPPPVLSFVIEEVVLRRPLGGMPVLREQLRHLLRVGQLRHVEIQVMPTHREEHAGLVGAMTLLEPADQPRVAYTESQGRSTWFTEHCDVRIIDARYGIIRAQALTPRESLEFIEQLLGER, from the coding sequence ATGAGCGAGGGCGAACACGTAGCGCAGCGGACGGAGACCGGGGACGCGGTGGATCCGCTGCTGAGGGCGATCGGCAGGCAGATCAAGTTCCTGCGGGAACGGGCGGGACTGACGCAGGCGGAACTCGGCGAACGCATCGGCTACGGCGTCGACTTGGTCTCGTCGGTCGAGCGGGGCCGCCGCGCACCGAAGCCGCAGTTCATCGACGGGGCGGAACGGGTTCTGGACGCGGGCGGGTTGCTGAGGGCCGTTCAGGACGACCTTGACCGAGCTCGATACCCGGCGAGATTCCGGGAGTTCGCCACGCTGGAAGCCGATGCAGTCGAGATCCACACGTACAGCAACCACGTGATCCCTGGCTTGCTGCAGACCGACGGCTACGCGCGAGCGATCTACACGATGCGTCGGCCCGCACTCACCGAAGAGAAGATCGAGCAGCAGGTGGAGGCACGACTCTCCCGCCACGCTGCCCTGGACAGGCAACCGCCGCCGGTTCTCAGCTTCGTCATCGAGGAAGTGGTGCTGCGGCGGCCCCTGGGCGGGATGCCCGTGCTTCGTGAACAACTGAGACACCTTCTCAGGGTCGGGCAGCTGCGACACGTCGAAATTCAGGTCATGCCGACCCACCGCGAGGAGCATGCCGGTCTGGTCGGTGCGATGACTCTCCTGGAACCAGCAGATCAGCCAAGGGTTGCGTACACGGAAAGCCAGGGACGCAGCACGTGGTTCACAGAACACTGCGACGTACGGATCATCGATGCGCGATATGGGATTATCCGAGCGCAGGCTCTTACGCCTCGTGAATCTCTGGAGTTCATCGAGCAGTTGCTGGGAGAGAGATGA